Proteins found in one Clostridium butyricum genomic segment:
- the feoB gene encoding ferrous iron transport protein B yields MSVKIGLAGNPNCGKTTMFNELTGSTQYVGNWPGVTVEKKGGKLKGHKDVEIVDLPGVYSLSPYTLEEVVTRNFMIDDKPDAIINIVDASNIERNLYLTTQILELGIPTVVALNMIDIVEKNGDKIDLNKLSKLLGCPVVETSALKGKGIKEAAAKAVELAKRKEKVYFEVPYSKECNDAILEIEGFAKNNINQGGIEPRYIAVKLFERDEKIIEKLRLNKDSLNTLEKIIKNCEDAVEDDSESIITSDRYGFIGDIVSKTVKKGSTSHETTSDKIDKIVTNRFLALPIFAAIMWAVYYIAVSSVGTIITDWTNDTLFGEIIAGNLGSMLESLNVADWLHGLIIDGLVGGIGAVLGFVPQIMLLFLLLSILEDCGYMARVAFIMDRIFRKFGLSGKSFIPMLISSGCGVPGIMATRTMENDRDRKMTIMLTTFIPCGAKLPIIALFAGALFGGASWVAPSVYFLGIAMIILCGIILKQTKLFKGEPAPFVMELPQYHIPSLKNVLFHMWDRAKAFIIKAGTVIFVACGVIWFLSSFDFTLQMVDTSESMLASIGNVFAPIFAPLGFGNWQSAVASITGFVAKENVVGTFGVLFGIAEAAEDDPTLMQNVASLFTVASAYAFIAFNMLNAPCFAAIGAIRREMGSWKWTWITLVFQTGTAYLVALVINQVGSFIGGYGSLTGAIISVMVVICVIAVVLIASRTSNSEKDKGQLSYSR; encoded by the coding sequence ATGTCAGTTAAAATAGGTCTTGCAGGTAATCCAAACTGTGGTAAGACAACAATGTTTAATGAGTTAACAGGGTCAACACAATATGTTGGTAACTGGCCTGGTGTTACTGTTGAAAAGAAAGGTGGAAAATTAAAAGGTCATAAAGATGTTGAGATTGTAGACCTTCCAGGTGTATATTCCTTATCACCATATACATTAGAAGAAGTTGTAACACGTAATTTTATGATTGATGATAAACCAGATGCCATAATCAATATAGTAGATGCATCAAATATAGAAAGAAATTTATATTTGACAACACAAATACTTGAACTGGGCATACCAACAGTTGTAGCTCTAAATATGATTGATATTGTTGAAAAAAATGGAGATAAAATTGATTTAAATAAGTTATCAAAGTTATTAGGATGTCCTGTTGTTGAAACATCAGCATTAAAAGGTAAAGGAATAAAGGAAGCAGCAGCTAAGGCGGTAGAGCTTGCTAAAAGAAAAGAAAAAGTTTATTTTGAAGTTCCATACTCAAAAGAATGTAATGATGCAATTTTAGAAATTGAAGGATTTGCAAAAAATAACATCAATCAAGGTGGAATTGAGCCTAGATATATTGCTGTAAAGTTATTTGAACGTGATGAAAAAATAATAGAAAAATTAAGATTAAATAAAGATAGCTTAAATACATTAGAAAAGATAATTAAAAATTGTGAAGATGCTGTTGAAGATGATAGCGAAAGTATAATAACTTCAGATAGATACGGATTTATTGGTGATATTGTTTCAAAGACAGTTAAAAAAGGAAGCACTTCACATGAAACAACATCAGATAAGATTGACAAGATAGTAACAAATAGATTTTTAGCTCTTCCTATTTTTGCAGCTATAATGTGGGCAGTATATTATATTGCAGTAAGCTCAGTGGGAACAATTATTACAGATTGGACAAACGATACATTATTTGGTGAAATAATTGCAGGTAATTTAGGTAGTATGCTTGAAAGCTTAAACGTAGCAGATTGGTTGCATGGACTAATAATTGATGGATTAGTAGGAGGAATTGGAGCTGTACTTGGATTCGTTCCTCAAATAATGCTTTTATTTTTACTTCTTTCAATACTTGAAGATTGTGGATATATGGCAAGAGTTGCGTTTATCATGGATAGAATTTTTAGAAAGTTTGGTTTGTCTGGTAAGTCATTTATACCTATGCTTATAAGTTCAGGATGCGGAGTTCCAGGAATTATGGCAACTCGTACAATGGAAAATGACAGAGATAGAAAAATGACAATAATGCTTACAACTTTTATACCATGTGGAGCTAAATTGCCAATTATTGCTCTATTTGCAGGTGCTTTATTTGGTGGAGCATCATGGGTTGCTCCTTCAGTGTATTTCTTAGGAATTGCAATGATAATTTTATGTGGAATAATATTAAAGCAAACAAAGTTATTTAAAGGTGAACCAGCTCCATTTGTTATGGAGTTACCTCAATACCATATTCCAAGTTTAAAAAATGTATTATTCCATATGTGGGATAGAGCAAAAGCATTTATAATAAAAGCTGGTACAGTAATCTTTGTGGCATGTGGTGTTATATGGTTCTTAAGTTCATTTGATTTTACTTTACAAATGGTTGATACAAGTGAAAGTATGTTAGCATCTATTGGAAATGTCTTTGCACCAATATTTGCACCACTTGGATTTGGTAACTGGCAGAGTGCAGTAGCTTCTATAACTGGATTTGTGGCTAAAGAAAATGTTGTTGGTACATTTGGTGTATTATTTGGAATAGCTGAAGCAGCAGAAGATGATCCAACTCTTATGCAAAATGTTGCAAGCTTATTCACAGTAGCAAGTGCGTATGCATTCATTGCATTTAATATGCTTAATGCTCCATGCTTTGCAGCTATTGGTGCAATAAGAAGAGAAATGGGATCATGGAAGTGGACATGGATTACTTTAGTATTCCAGACAGGAACAGCATATCTTGTAGCTTTAGTAATAAATCAAGTTGGAAGTTTTATTGGAGGATATGGAAGTTTAACTGGAGCCATTATATCAGTTATGGTGGTAATATGCGTAATTGCAGTTGTTTTAATTGCTTCAAGAACTTCAAATTCAGAAAAAGATAAGGGTCAATTAAGTTACAGTAGATAG
- a CDS encoding methyl-accepting chemotaxis protein, with protein MTKGFSTLKTKLIYSSIIPLILALISFFLFNIYTINTIFINSSALELQSNNSLNINIISSINKLKFLDITFLILLIFFTIILVRRIIIFLILPIRSLESSIKQLSMGDLITPIEVKGNDELSNIAKSLDYHRCSMRTLILNLKNISNEISLESQNNINNSHVLNSICQNQISSISNINLSMNDWTKSINQIVSLSNNLSNLLSDTKSINTDASNKFNLILDMSQNGFSDMQDLQNAMNNISESIDTLKDIVVDVNSSTLEVNSVLSSIDNIAKQTTLLSLNANIEAARAGEHGKGFSVVAEEIGNLAHITTTFVKTISNITTNVDMSVKEMMDKTKENVENIKDHSHLISMSCDAFEDINFYINEENAFINELINKIKTINDSATSLSNMISNNSIDIGEILTTSSLLNSSIDDLAKNNESMKISENNISKSVINLKEYLSSYNV; from the coding sequence ATGACTAAAGGATTTTCAACTTTAAAAACCAAGCTTATCTATTCCTCAATTATTCCATTAATTTTGGCTCTGATCAGCTTCTTTCTATTTAACATTTATACAATAAACACTATATTTATTAATTCATCAGCTTTAGAACTACAATCAAATAATAGTCTAAACATAAATATTATATCCTCTATTAATAAATTAAAATTTCTAGATATTACTTTTTTAATACTACTAATATTTTTTACTATAATCTTAGTAAGAAGAATAATTATTTTTTTAATTCTTCCAATAAGGTCTTTAGAAAGCTCTATAAAGCAATTATCTATGGGTGATTTAATAACACCAATAGAAGTTAAAGGAAATGATGAACTCTCTAATATAGCAAAAAGTTTAGATTATCATCGTTGTTCAATGAGAACTTTGATTTTAAATCTAAAAAATATCTCTAACGAAATATCTTTAGAATCACAAAATAATATTAATAATTCCCATGTTTTAAATAGTATATGTCAAAATCAAATAAGTTCAATATCTAATATAAACTTATCAATGAATGATTGGACCAAGTCAATAAATCAAATCGTATCTTTATCAAATAACTTATCAAATTTACTTTCTGATACTAAATCAATTAATACTGATGCCTCTAATAAATTCAATCTAATTTTAGATATGTCACAAAATGGATTTTCTGATATGCAGGACCTTCAAAATGCAATGAATAATATTTCAGAATCTATTGATACACTTAAAGATATTGTTGTAGATGTAAATAGTTCTACACTTGAAGTTAATAGTGTACTTTCTTCTATAGATAATATTGCCAAACAGACTACTTTATTGTCTTTAAATGCAAATATTGAAGCAGCCAGAGCTGGTGAACACGGAAAAGGCTTTTCTGTAGTAGCTGAAGAAATCGGAAATCTAGCTCATATTACTACAACATTTGTTAAAACAATTTCCAATATTACAACTAACGTTGATATGTCTGTAAAAGAAATGATGGATAAGACAAAAGAAAATGTTGAAAATATAAAAGATCATTCACATTTAATAAGTATGTCATGTGATGCTTTTGAAGATATTAATTTTTATATAAACGAAGAAAATGCTTTCATAAATGAATTAATTAATAAAATTAAAACTATTAATGATTCAGCAACTTCTTTATCAAATATGATTAGTAATAATTCTATAGATATTGGTGAAATTCTGACAACTTCCAGTCTTCTAAATTCAAGTATAGATGATTTAGCTAAAAACAATGAATCTATGAAGATATCTGAAAACAATATATCTAAATCAGTAATAAATTTAAAAGAATACTTATCTTCATATAATGTTTAA
- a CDS encoding ABC transporter permease: MTSKLKENLFKNKSIFGLIGLCIVISIISPRFLSVANLRNVFTQISVNAVIAMGMTFVILTGGIDLSVGSIVAISGALSAALIKSTGSIWIGLLSAVLIGAVVGLINGLVISKGKLQAFIATLATQTIFRGITYVFTGGNPISGLTDELIILANSRILGIPVLVIVTIIVLIICAYLLNQTKYGRYIYAVGGNEDSSRLSGINVDKIKILVYVISGIASGIAGAIVMSRIGSAAPTAGNGYELDAIAAIVIGGTNLNGGEGSIWGTVIGILIIGVLSNGLNLMDVSAFYQTIVKGLVILFAVLIDKKRAK; the protein is encoded by the coding sequence ATGACTAGTAAACTTAAAGAGAACTTATTTAAAAATAAATCTATATTTGGATTAATTGGATTATGTATAGTTATAAGTATAATATCACCTAGGTTTTTATCAGTAGCAAATTTAAGAAATGTATTTACACAAATTTCAGTTAATGCAGTTATCGCAATGGGTATGACATTTGTAATTTTAACAGGTGGTATTGATTTATCAGTTGGTTCAATAGTAGCTATATCAGGTGCGCTATCAGCAGCATTAATAAAATCAACAGGAAGTATATGGATTGGTTTATTATCAGCAGTTCTAATTGGTGCAGTTGTAGGTTTAATTAATGGTTTAGTTATTTCAAAAGGAAAGTTGCAAGCTTTTATAGCAACTTTAGCGACTCAAACAATTTTTAGAGGAATTACGTATGTTTTCACAGGAGGGAATCCTATATCAGGATTGACAGATGAGTTAATTATACTAGCTAATAGCAGAATTCTTGGAATTCCGGTCTTAGTTATAGTAACAATAATAGTATTAATAATTTGTGCATATTTATTAAATCAAACTAAGTATGGAAGATACATTTATGCAGTAGGTGGAAATGAAGATTCATCTAGACTTTCTGGTATAAATGTAGATAAAATTAAGATTCTTGTATACGTTATCTCAGGTATAGCATCTGGTATAGCAGGTGCAATAGTAATGAGTAGAATTGGATCAGCAGCTCCAACAGCAGGAAATGGATATGAATTAGATGCAATTGCTGCAATAGTAATAGGTGGAACTAATTTAAATGGTGGAGAAGGTTCAATCTGGGGTACAGTAATTGGTATCTTAATAATAGGTGTTTTAAGTAATGGTTTAAATCTTATGGATGTATCAGCATTTTATCAAACAATAGTAAAAGGGTTAGTAATATTATTTGCAGTATTAATTGATAAGAAAAGAGCTAAGTAA
- a CDS encoding DMT family transporter, whose product MNLNLRTKGIFLVIIGTMLWGISGTVAQFLFQNKGFSPEWLVVIRLLSSGTILLLYGYISSDNDIKIIWKSKNNRINLFLFSILGMLGVQYTYFAAISHGNAATATILQYLSPVIITCYLIVKNRKLPTLKQMFAIILAMVGTFFIITRGNIHSLSLSKLALFWGISSAICSAIYTLQPISLLKQFSSTAVVGWGMLIGGLFFSFIHSPFKFVGTWSFSSVLSLIFVIIFGTVIAFYCYLESLKYLVPTEASILGCIEPLSATFLSVIWLNVPFTFYEFIGTTCIIATVIILSFIKQQ is encoded by the coding sequence ATGAACTTAAACTTACGCACTAAAGGAATTTTTTTAGTTATTATAGGAACTATGCTATGGGGTATCTCTGGCACAGTGGCTCAGTTCTTATTTCAAAACAAAGGATTTAGTCCAGAATGGCTTGTCGTTATTAGATTATTATCATCTGGAACTATTCTATTACTTTATGGCTATATATCTTCTGATAATGATATAAAAATAATTTGGAAGTCAAAAAATAATCGCATAAATCTTTTCTTATTTAGTATTTTAGGTATGCTAGGTGTTCAATATACTTACTTTGCAGCCATTAGCCATGGAAATGCTGCTACTGCTACTATATTGCAATATCTATCTCCTGTAATAATTACATGCTATTTAATTGTAAAGAATAGAAAGTTACCTACTTTAAAACAAATGTTTGCAATAATTTTAGCTATGGTAGGTACATTTTTTATAATTACAAGGGGAAATATACATTCATTAAGCTTGTCTAAATTAGCGCTTTTTTGGGGAATTTCCTCTGCTATTTGTTCTGCAATATACACATTACAGCCAATTTCACTTCTCAAGCAATTTAGCTCTACGGCTGTGGTTGGATGGGGTATGCTTATTGGTGGATTATTTTTTAGCTTTATACACTCACCATTTAAATTTGTTGGAACTTGGTCTTTCTCATCTGTACTTTCACTTATATTTGTAATTATTTTTGGAACTGTTATAGCATTTTATTGTTATCTAGAAAGTTTAAAATATCTTGTTCCAACTGAAGCAAGTATACTTGGTTGTATTGAGCCATTATCAGCTACTTTCTTATCTGTTATTTGGTTAAATGTACCATTTACCTTTTATGAATTTATAGGAACAACTTGTATTATAGCTACAGTTATAATTTTATCATTTATAAAACAACAATAA
- a CDS encoding FeoA family protein, whose product MKTLKDVKCGQSAKVFRIQGEGPVRRRIMDMGITRGCEVFVRKVAPLGDPIEVTVRGYELSLRKADAEMIVMA is encoded by the coding sequence ATGAAAACTTTAAAAGATGTAAAATGTGGACAAAGTGCAAAAGTTTTTAGGATTCAAGGTGAAGGACCAGTACGAAGACGTATTATGGATATGGGAATAACGAGAGGATGTGAAGTTTTTGTACGTAAAGTTGCACCATTAGGGGATCCTATTGAGGTAACTGTAAGAGGTTATGAATTATCACTTCGTAAAGCAGATGCTGAAATGATAGTGATGGCATAA
- a CDS encoding FeoB-associated Cys-rich membrane protein produces the protein MSTIIIGTLVIGSMIYVAFRQIKSARKGESSCGCGCSGCSKSKSCHGIKIEK, from the coding sequence ATGTCAACTATAATAATAGGAACATTAGTTATAGGAAGCATGATTTATGTTGCTTTCAGACAAATAAAAAGTGCTAGAAAAGGTGAAAGTTCTTGTGGATGTGGCTGTAGTGGATGTTCTAAATCGAAGTCATGTCATGGGATAAAAATAGAAAAATAA
- the rbsD gene encoding D-ribose pyranase, with protein MKKIGILNGEISEIICKMGHTDLLAIGDCGLPIPDETRRIDLALAKDIPTFIDTLKTVLIEFEAEEIILAEEIKEQNPKILEEVYEIFKEVKITFITHEELKLMTKKCKAVIRTGEQTPYANIILKSGVIF; from the coding sequence ATGAAGAAAATAGGTATTTTAAACGGTGAGATTTCTGAAATAATATGTAAAATGGGACATACAGATCTTTTAGCTATAGGTGATTGTGGTCTTCCAATACCAGATGAAACTAGGAGAATTGATTTAGCCTTAGCAAAGGATATTCCAACATTTATAGATACATTAAAAACAGTATTAATAGAATTTGAAGCAGAAGAAATTATATTAGCAGAAGAGATAAAAGAACAAAATCCTAAAATTTTAGAAGAAGTATATGAAATATTCAAGGAAGTTAAGATTACATTTATAACTCATGAGGAACTAAAATTAATGACTAAAAAATGTAAAGCTGTAATAAGAACGGGAGAACAGACTCCGTATGCAAATATAATTCTTAAATCAGGAGTGATTTTTTAA
- a CDS encoding sugar ABC transporter ATP-binding protein, producing MKNKVPFLEMKGITKSFPGVKALDNINLSVYRGEVLALMGENGAGKSTLMKILSGVYIKDEGKILIEGSEVDIKNVKNAEKLGISIMHQELSVLPNLTVAENVFLGNEQYDKVTKKLNRKAMNEKCRELLAQIGSTVNPEDYVRDISIGDMQMLEIVKAVSKNSNVIVMDEPTTALTDTETEKLFEVIERLKKQNIAIIYISHRLDEIFAICDRINVLRDGKYVGEENVCDITKDDLITMMVGRKMEDQYPYVIPKNIKPLLKLKDICLDGVLKNVNLEVRAGEILGIAGLMGAGRSETAKVIFGEYRKTSGTIEIEGKEVDIRCPKDAINSGIAYLSEDRKKEGLILPLSVKDNMTLVSLDQLENKTMCINKSRENEIVDEYIKKLSIKTPTRNQLIKNLSGGNQQKVIIAKWLLQSPKVLIIDEPTKGIDVGAKKEIYDVLNDLKAMGKAVIMISSDMPEVMGISDRVVVMHEGEISGELGRNEVSQERIMKLAVGEQNA from the coding sequence ATGAAAAATAAAGTTCCTTTTCTTGAAATGAAAGGTATAACAAAAAGTTTCCCAGGCGTAAAAGCACTTGATAATATTAATTTAAGTGTTTATAGGGGGGAGGTTCTTGCACTTATGGGTGAAAATGGTGCAGGAAAATCTACTCTTATGAAAATTCTAAGCGGAGTATATATTAAAGACGAAGGAAAGATTCTCATTGAAGGATCAGAAGTAGATATTAAGAACGTAAAGAATGCTGAAAAACTAGGCATATCAATAATGCATCAGGAATTAAGCGTTCTGCCTAATTTGACAGTTGCTGAAAACGTATTCTTGGGTAATGAACAGTATGACAAAGTAACTAAAAAATTAAATAGAAAAGCTATGAATGAAAAATGTAGAGAACTTTTAGCACAGATAGGAAGTACTGTAAATCCTGAAGATTATGTAAGAGACATAAGTATTGGTGACATGCAGATGCTTGAAATAGTTAAAGCTGTTTCTAAAAATTCTAATGTTATAGTTATGGATGAACCTACTACAGCACTTACAGACACTGAGACAGAAAAATTATTTGAAGTTATTGAAAGACTTAAAAAGCAAAATATTGCAATAATTTATATTTCACATAGACTTGATGAAATATTTGCAATTTGTGACAGAATAAATGTATTAAGAGATGGAAAGTATGTGGGTGAAGAAAACGTTTGTGATATAACTAAAGATGATTTAATAACAATGATGGTTGGAAGAAAGATGGAGGATCAGTATCCATATGTAATACCAAAGAATATAAAGCCATTATTAAAATTGAAAGATATCTGCTTAGATGGAGTTCTTAAGAATGTTAATTTAGAAGTTAGAGCTGGTGAAATTCTTGGAATTGCAGGTCTTATGGGAGCAGGAAGATCAGAAACAGCAAAAGTTATTTTCGGTGAATATAGAAAAACTTCAGGAACAATAGAAATTGAAGGTAAAGAAGTAGATATAAGATGTCCAAAAGATGCAATTAACAGTGGAATAGCATATTTATCTGAAGATAGAAAAAAAGAAGGGCTTATATTACCTCTATCAGTTAAAGATAATATGACATTAGTATCATTAGACCAGCTTGAAAATAAAACTATGTGTATTAATAAATCTAGAGAAAATGAAATTGTTGATGAATATATAAAAAAACTATCAATAAAGACACCAACAAGAAATCAGCTTATAAAAAACTTAAGTGGTGGAAATCAGCAAAAGGTTATTATAGCAAAATGGCTATTACAGTCTCCAAAGGTTCTTATTATTGATGAACCTACAAAAGGAATTGATGTTGGAGCTAAAAAAGAAATATATGATGTGTTAAATGATTTAAAAGCAATGGGAAAAGCAGTTATCATGATTTCATCAGATATGCCAGAAGTAATGGGCATATCGGACAGAGTAGTTGTAATGCATGAAGGTGAGATATCAGGTGAACTTGGAAGAAACGAAGTGAGTCAGGAAAGAATAATGAAATTAGCGGTTGGAGAACAGAACGCTTAA
- a CDS encoding FeoA family protein, whose protein sequence is MPLMLADKNCDLCIKKIKGNDETKKFLNNLGFIVGEMVSVVSEMGGSVIIKVKDTRVALNKEMALRIVV, encoded by the coding sequence ATGCCATTAATGTTAGCAGATAAAAATTGCGATTTATGTATCAAAAAAATTAAAGGTAATGATGAAACAAAGAAATTCCTTAATAATTTAGGGTTCATTGTTGGTGAAATGGTTAGTGTTGTTTCTGAAATGGGAGGAAGTGTAATAATAAAAGTTAAAGATACACGAGTGGCACTTAATAAGGAAATGGCTTTACGCATAGTCGTTTAA
- a CDS encoding response regulator transcription factor has product MEVYLVNEGYKVFKAYNGNYGINIVNKEKIDLIVLDIMMPGIDGFQICMKIRKDYNIPIIMISAKSQDMDKIQGLSVGADDYMVKPFNPMEFIARVKSQIRRYVYLNEKNDSNNDIDTIKVKEITINKKNHKVCKLGRELKLTPIEYDILLLLSNNLGNVFSAEQIFKEVWKEKYFEGNNTVMVHMWRLREKIEENPKEPTIIKTVWGVGYKIE; this is encoded by the coding sequence ATGGAAGTATATTTAGTTAATGAAGGATATAAAGTATTTAAAGCATATAATGGAAATTATGGTATTAATATAGTAAATAAAGAAAAGATTGATCTTATTGTTTTAGATATAATGATGCCAGGTATAGACGGATTTCAAATATGTATGAAAATTAGAAAAGATTACAACATACCAATAATCATGATTAGTGCTAAAAGTCAAGATATGGACAAGATACAAGGTTTATCAGTTGGTGCAGATGACTATATGGTAAAGCCATTTAACCCTATGGAATTTATTGCTAGAGTTAAATCTCAAATAAGAAGATATGTATATTTAAATGAAAAAAATGATTCAAATAATGATATTGATACTATTAAAGTCAAAGAGATTACAATAAATAAAAAGAATCACAAAGTGTGTAAATTAGGGAGAGAATTAAAATTAACACCAATAGAATATGATATTTTATTATTACTATCAAATAATTTAGGTAATGTATTTAGCGCTGAACAAATATTTAAAGAAGTTTGGAAAGAAAAATATTTTGAAGGAAATAATACTGTTATGGTTCACATGTGGAGACTTAGAGAAAAGATTGAAGAAAACCCGAAGGAACCCACTATAATAAAGACAGTATGGGGAGTTGGATATAAGATTGAATAG
- the rbsK gene encoding ribokinase, whose product MSKVCIIGSINMDMIVSVDEMPQVGETIISENFKLAHGGKGANQAVAAKRMGNEVHMISKIGKDAYGYEILESLKNENIDVSKVFQDKCKPTGTAIITVNKDGNNSIVVIPGANMAIDKYEIESCKDIIINSDIVVAQFETTLDATIEAFKIAKENHVITILNPAPANKIPDELLKYTDIIIPNETEAATLTGIEVTNLEDAEKAAKSFLSKGVKYSIITLGEKGAALVSNEKSVIVPAYKVKAVDTTAAGDSFIGALSAKLDKKNVNFDTLIEAVKFGNKVSSIVVQKEGAQPSIPFINDIENI is encoded by the coding sequence ATGAGCAAGGTTTGTATAATTGGAAGTATTAATATGGACATGATAGTTTCAGTAGATGAAATGCCACAAGTTGGTGAAACAATCATTAGTGAAAACTTCAAGCTAGCACATGGAGGAAAAGGTGCTAATCAAGCAGTTGCAGCAAAAAGAATGGGTAATGAAGTTCATATGATAAGTAAGATTGGTAAAGATGCATATGGATATGAAATATTAGAAAGTTTAAAAAACGAAAACATAGATGTAAGTAAAGTTTTTCAAGATAAATGTAAGCCAACAGGTACAGCTATAATTACAGTAAATAAAGATGGGAATAATTCAATAGTTGTTATACCTGGAGCTAACATGGCGATAGATAAATATGAGATTGAATCATGTAAAGATATAATAATAAATAGTGATATTGTAGTAGCACAATTTGAAACAACATTAGATGCAACAATAGAAGCATTTAAAATAGCAAAAGAAAATCATGTAATTACAATTTTAAATCCAGCACCAGCAAATAAAATACCTGATGAGTTACTTAAATATACGGACATTATAATTCCTAATGAAACTGAAGCAGCAACATTAACTGGAATTGAAGTGACTAATTTAGAAGATGCAGAAAAAGCAGCAAAGTCATTTTTAAGTAAAGGTGTTAAATACTCAATCATAACATTAGGTGAAAAGGGAGCAGCATTAGTAAGTAACGAAAAATCTGTAATAGTACCAGCTTATAAAGTAAAGGCTGTAGATACAACAGCAGCAGGAGATTCATTTATTGGAGCTTTATCAGCAAAGTTAGATAAGAAAAATGTAAACTTTGATACTTTAATAGAAGCAGTTAAATTTGGAAACAAAGTTTCATCGATAGTAGTTCAAAAAGAAGGGGCACAACCTTCAATACCATTCATAAATGATATAGAAAATATTTAG
- a CDS encoding sensor histidine kinase, with protein MNSRSIKYNIIMNLFVSGVQGVIVTIVIFIAGLGLLHILSTKLYVSFANMYNNDREVEIILMLIIFLIFILSACFIFIKKMNKITCYIEEISETLNLVATGNMDATVSIKRNDELGVLASNVNKMAYNINELMKKEREWENQKNNLITNLSHDLRTPLTSILGFLDLIEKSTNDYKQINHYCNIALEKAKKLKYSIDQLFEFTKINNADLKLNKYEIGVEALIEQVTMGFIPEFEDNNMEYKIISKSKGLKINADPILLGRAFENIISNSIKYANEGKYLNIIIDKESDNAIIKFINYGDEIKQEDLENLFNRFYRIEKSCNREEGTGLGLSIVKTLVECHSGEINVMSSNEETEFKIKVPIC; from the coding sequence TTGAATAGTAGAAGTATAAAGTATAATATAATTATGAATCTTTTTGTTAGCGGAGTACAAGGGGTTATAGTTACCATAGTAATATTTATTGCAGGTTTAGGGTTATTACATATTCTATCTACAAAACTTTATGTGAGTTTTGCTAATATGTATAACAATGACAGAGAAGTTGAGATAATTTTAATGTTAATTATTTTTCTTATATTTATATTATCAGCATGTTTTATATTTATAAAAAAGATGAATAAGATTACATGTTATATTGAGGAAATTTCTGAAACATTAAATTTAGTGGCAACAGGCAATATGGATGCAACTGTTTCTATTAAAAGAAATGATGAACTTGGAGTTTTAGCAAGTAATGTAAATAAGATGGCTTATAATATAAATGAACTAATGAAAAAAGAAAGGGAATGGGAGAATCAAAAGAATAATTTAATTACTAACTTATCACATGATTTAAGGACTCCATTAACTTCGATTCTTGGTTTTTTAGATTTAATAGAAAAAAGTACTAATGATTATAAACAAATAAATCATTATTGCAATATTGCACTAGAAAAAGCTAAAAAATTAAAATATTCTATAGATCAGCTTTTTGAATTTACTAAAATAAATAATGCAGATTTGAAATTGAATAAATATGAAATAGGAGTAGAAGCTTTAATAGAACAAGTAACTATGGGATTTATACCAGAATTTGAAGACAATAATATGGAATATAAAATAATCTCGAAAAGCAAAGGATTAAAAATAAATGCAGATCCAATTTTACTGGGTAGAGCATTTGAAAATATAATAAGTAATAGTATTAAGTATGCTAATGAAGGGAAATATTTAAACATAATTATAGATAAAGAAAGTGATAACGCTATAATTAAGTTTATAAACTATGGAGACGAGATAAAGCAAGAAGATTTAGAAAATTTATTTAATAGATTTTATAGAATAGAAAAATCGTGCAATAGAGAAGAAGGTACTGGATTAGGTTTATCAATTGTAAAAACATTAGTTGAATGTCATTCTGGAGAGATAAATGTTATGAGTTCTAATGAAGAAACAGAATTTAAAATTAAGGTACCAATTTGTTAA